The Danio aesculapii chromosome 7, fDanAes4.1, whole genome shotgun sequence DNA window tgtattttttattcaaaacaaaccttaaatagtttgatatttattatttaagacaAATCATTCCAAATGTTTGACATAAGTTTAGACTTCCTGAGCCCACTGTATATTACCATATACACTGCATCCGAAAAGTACTGATAGCGcttcaatttttccacatttttttatgttacagccttattccaaaatggattaaatgtatttatttcctcaaaattctgcacaaaatactccataatgacaatgtgaaaaaaaaagttttagaaattgttgcaaatttattaaaaataaaaaagatgaaagaaaaatcacatgtacattagtattcacagtctttgctcaatactttgttgatgcacctttggcagcaattacagcctcaagtctttttgaatatgatgccacaaccttggcacacctgtctttagaaatttttgcccattccttattgcagtatctctcaagctctatcaggttggatgggaagcgatggtgtacagccattttcagatctcttcagagatgtttACAGGATTTAGGTTGGGCCACTCAACGACATTCACTGAGTTTTTGTGaaaccactccattgatattttggctgtgtacTTTGGGTCATCGTCCTGCATTGTccagagcactctgaagcaggttttcattcaagatgtctctatacattgctgcattcatctttcccgactagtcttccagttcctgctgctgaaaaacctccccacagcatgatgctgccaccaccatgcttcgcTGTAGGGATgttattagcctggtgatgagcggtgcctcgttttctccaaatgtaacgcctggcattcactccaaagagttcaattttagtctcatcagaccagagaattgttTCTTATGGTcggagagtccttcagatgcattttggcaaattcctggcggggagtggcttccgtacAGGCTTCTgtgccactctaccatacaggcctgattgctgcacagatggttgtccttttttaaggttctcctctctccacaaaacatcgctggagctcagacagagtgaccatcgggttattgatcacctccctaaggcccttctcccccgatcactcagcttagatggctggccagctctaggaagagtcctggtggttttaaacatcttctacttacggatgatggaggccactgtgttcattggaacttttagagcagcagaaatttttctgtaaccttccccagccttgtgcctcgagacaattcctttgtctttgacatgcactgtcaaccctgtgaccttatatagacaggtgcatGCCTAttcaaatcatgaccaatcaactaaatttaccacaagtgaactccaattaagctgctgaatcatcttaagaatgatcagtggaaacagaatgtacctgagctcaatttagagcttcacggcaaagactgtggatacttatgtacatgtgatttttctgcttttttatttttaataaatttacaacaatttcaaaaactcttttttcacattgtcattattggggtattgtgtgtagagttttgaggaaataaattaatttaatccattttggaatacggctgtaatataaaaaaaatgaggaaaaagtgaagtgctatcaatactttccagatgcactgtatctttaaaatataaatggcTTACATGCTATTTGGTGGATGAAAATGTAGCAGTGTGTGGACACAATCCCcatgtgaaagagaaagagaaaaaaagacaagttataaaacatgtttctgaattTAAGAATGCCTTTTCATAGTACATCTTCCCATTTTACATTACCTTAATAACATCCACCCAGTTCCATCCTCTTGGCAGTTCACCCTTATTATCTATTCATCGCAAAACAGCAGTTTCACATCAATGTGCAGTCAAACAACAAAGCCAGAAATCTTTCGTTTCATAGCTAACAATATACTGACCTGTTCTTCCAATCAGTTTCCTCTTCTGTGCTTTAGTTAGTTGCTCTTTCTTCTCCTTCTTCTTACTGACAGAGGTGGAATTATTCATGACATCGCCGCTGGATATCAAGGTCTGAGAGACAATACAGTCATTACATTACTTACAGGAgctgtgataaaaataaaaaatataaatgcaacaaGGCAGTATCCATAGCTGCAAAAGAGCTCCAGCAGTTAAGCCATGCGATGTGATTGTTGAAAGATACAGTCACAGCTGAGAAAGCACTGTTCAAGTGATTGCAAACTATATTCTGAGTGGCATATATTCATATTACACTTCAGGGTCAGTCACAACAGAGAAAGTACCATTCAAGTGATtgcaaaatatattcaaagtGCCATATTTTCATATCACATATATCGGTAACACTTCATTTAgatggtccgtttgagtattagtagactgtctgcttaatatctgctgatactgctccttcaacagacatttaactgactatatagAACTTTGCAAGTagatgtcagcttacactaaccctaacctaacagtctacttctaatctaatgagaattagttggcatgtagatgcaatgtaactttaattcaacaaatggaccatcaaaataaagtgtgacccatataTGGAATAACACTTGATGTATACAGACCACAGCAGACATCACAGGCTGGTGGTTTTCCATGAGAGTTTCCTGGCTCTCTTTGGCCCACTCAAAAAGTGTGTACATCATGGCAGTGCCCAGGTTGGCTTCCACCTGTTCACTCATCTTTGAAAGAATGTACTGCTTTGTCTGTGCagatctaaaaaaaatatatatatgtgcaagTTTAGTCCTGTTAAAACCTAATATCCTAACCCGAATATCAATGTACAAATATATAGTACACAAATTAATTAAAgacttttgttcaaatgtaaataaaagctgagaaatatattttttccacaatgatgcctcttgtacatcgccTTATATTTTGGGAGAAGCCTATGTCATTGTgtgtttgttaatattagttagcagcacactgtgagttaacaagaactaacaattaATGACTTCatttacattaactaacattaacaaatatgaataaatactgtaaaaattgtgtatttaattttgtgtgttaattcattcttttttacagtatttattcacttTAAGGAGCTTTTGAACATTCCAAGTCATGCTATTCTCAGATAATGACcagtaaaaataataacactGGCCCATCTTTACTGTTAACATTCCTGATAAGTTTGTCAGGCATTATTACAACTAAATGTACATTATCccatattataaagtgttaccaaagatttttttacaatattgcaAAATGTTCCAATTCTAATAAATggtgttgtttatatatattattaaacactaaatattgatataaaaatatatttaaaagaagcatCACTGTTTTCAATAccaacatttgtttttctttggcagtaaattagcatgttacacgTTAGAATGGTTTATGATGGATCATGTGACCCTGAATACTGAAGTAATAAATGAGGTTGAAAATTTAGCTTCACTCTCACAGAGATTATTGCAGCcagtattttttgtaaaatttgaAGTAATACTGTTTGACTGTATTTTTGGATAAAATAACTGAAGCTTTTGCATGTTGTTTGTAAGAGACTTCAACATTCAATTATCTTGCAATACctcaaaatatttaaagtttGAGTATATTAAAACATAAACGGCTCAGCTAAGATAAACTAAAGCTAAAACAAATACATTCTAAACAACTTAcagtctgttgttaaaaaaagcATCTAATGATATGCGTGGTGCAGTTTCAGGATAGTTTTCTGGCCAAGACACTTCAAGCAGGAAGGATTTGGAGTCATCAAGATCTCCTACctgcaaaatttaaataaataatgattttcatattcattcattttgctgaAGCTTTTTAGCAAAACTAAGAACAACAAGTGATTCACCATAAAGAGGCAAATAATCAAAATACAAGCTAGAATATGTTTATTAATTCCCTTTTGAGATGGAATTTTATAGTATATGAATATGGTAATCCCTTATGTCATAAGTTTTACCATCTCATACAATTGCCATGTTTTTGTAACATTGTTATTGCCCTAAACAATTGGCtatatgcacacggacttttaattttcagccaggcagcccaagggctttcGGTGAACTGCTTTTCTATTACAAAATTTGTCCTGTTTAAAATCTGACTTGTTTAATAATgtgcgatcttcactgcctgttagatatacaatatgaagcgggtctcagatcagacaagagTCACTGTAATGAAGTCCATTTCCTCCCGCCATGTccttaaaatatgacagtttattttactccagtattttcaatagaatttcAGCAcaagcctgttgctactgacagcGCTAGTGGTTACAGCGGTCTCAATTTACGCTTGAACAacaaaatggatgcttaagtctatttaactgaatgtattttaattacattacaacatcaatgcagtaaaacaaccttgtgaaattgaaaatagtcacaaagctttcaccagaagtttatcattggctttaaaaatctagctgtgcatagagccaattcacctactgtatttAATGTTAAATGATGTTTTTTGTATTCTACTTATTACTCTAAGAATAATTACTCTTATTTCAAGAATTCTGTTCAAGTGCTTTTTTACTAGTACCTTTTATTAGAAACGAGTGTATTTTTAATGACTACTAAAACATTCTTATCTCACTAGtaacaactgttttttttttccacttgtcACATGTTATGACAAGTCAGAATTACCACTGTAGAGTTCAAGACATTAAAATGttccaaataaaatgaaataaaataaacctgtTGATAGTAGCTTTTCTAATAAGTTTCTAATAAACATGAAGTAGGCTAGTATCTACTGAATAAGTCCAAGTAGCTAATCAATAACCACTAGCACCTAATGACTAAATTAATACTagtatacagggtgattcaaaaggaataccacaactttgaaaaatcgagaactctgcaaagaagaaaTGGAGAGCCAAGCTCTTTCTGTCGTTgatttaaggaagctctgaagtttttaaaaactttgcaaagttgtggtattctttttgaatcaccatGTATATTAAATGGACTAAACTATATTTAACAAGTATATGAGTACATAATAAATAGTATCCATGTATCTAAAGATGTAGTCATAATTGCAATACAGACTACAAGAAAGTACTCTAAGATAAATATTATCTAAGTGACAGATCAAAGATTTGTAGTATCTActagtatagtatagtgaataagtactattaaatatttaacagGTACTAAATAACCAAAAAGTACTATTAGTAAAATAGTTCTATATTAGTCAAATAGATCatagtactagtatctaatgttAGGAACTAGAATAAACATTACACAACGAATACATAAAACGTAGTCATGATTGTAATACAGACTACTAGAGACTAGtcaaaaataaatagttaatatcTCAATGACAGATCAAAAATTTGTAGTATCTAGTGAATAAGTAATAGTAAACAAGTAACAGGTACTAGCATTTATTGAGGTAATATTggtttattttcacacattcatttagtgacaacttgtggcatgctctctatattgtttaccatggtactttgaatattgggtctgaaatcatatgcaagtatgactttaaaacaacattagcactatttatttgactgtgaacaatgttgtactttcatAGTCATAGGcagctaatatgattttactatttagaatttgcaaataatacttttctgtaattatattattaaggtgaaagtctgaatgtgtgaatatacaaccaactttaccccaatatagtattttattaatgagTACTAGTATGAACTCGTCTAGTATTAGATTAAGAAAtattagaatattttaaaataataacttctaCTTGATGAAAGAAATACTAGTATCTAACAAGTAAGGAATAGAAGCATGAAAATAGATACATTTTAAtggattaaatgtaaaaattagctATGAGAAAGTTGTCTTACCCTGAACTGAAATGAAACAGGACTGAGCTCTTTAAAACAGTCATCTCCTTCATAGATGGAGCGCAGAGCCTCCAGCTCCATCTGCACACAAACAATTCACAGTCAACACAACATATTATGTTTTGGACATGGTATATTTTAAGGAAATACCACATAATACATGTAATGGAAAAGTCAGTAATACAAACACTGTACTTTTTTGTTgttcaaaatgttacattttattagGCTAAGCGTGTGAATATGTTAATTAGATTTAAGACACAGCCTTCATAAAACCTCGGCATCTTTAAAGTTCATGTGCGTTAGCTTTAACGTTAGCTGTCTCAGTCTCACCTCCTGGTCTTCATTGGCAGTCATGTTTTTCGCCTTTCCGACACTTTAAACCAGTTATAAACAGCGCTACGGTGTCAGCGGTTTCTAGCCAAAATAACGTTTAAGTACATATAAAGCTCAACATGTTTAATGAATCCTAAACGTGTGCTTTTAGGGAGTCACCACAGCATAAAAAACAGAGAAATGTGGGATTTCTGATAGTACAGTAACATCATTGCCGCCTGCAGGTTTGGAGTGCAGAAATTCACTGATATTGCAACTTCTCTTAATATACTCTAGATGGCGGCAAAACATTAGCCTACATGTAAACCTGTATGGCATTACATTGTGACAAAATTCATCCATCAAAagtttgtaattattaataaaagatTGAAATGATTATATAAAGGCTTCAAATAAATTGTCATTGGTTTATTTTGATTAGCTTGAGTATGTTGCTGTCACCAACCCAAaaattaatacactgtaaaacccaacagtcaactttaacaaatgaaattagtgtagttaactcaaaattgactaaaagttaagtctgctcatttgaaaagagatttgaactcagtgttgaaggtaatgagttaattaaatacctcattacttcaacttaaacggagtaagtttacagtactcatatagattagctttttaactcaaatggtttgttgcaatcggtttcctaaaacagtttgagttaccttaacttactgggttttacagtactcagttggttggagttctcttcatttattgggttttactgtgctcaatatgcttcatttactcaaatggattaagttcaccgtagtcattaagattagtttttgaacttaaatgttttgttgcaatcggttttcacggtttgagttaccttaactttttggattttacagtgtagacatatTTCTCCACCGCCTACAGCTGTGCAAAATAAACAAGTGGGCAAAATCAATTAATTTTGTAGAAGTTGTCtagaactttttttttccttaaagaaACATGAGAAATGAGATATGTGTTttggattgtttgtttttgtgttgttgttttctccATCAAATGGAAATTATTTAATAACCAATATTGTTTCATACAAACATCTTTTATTTTACTGTGCactataaatgaaaacattttgtgaaatgtctttgttttaagtttttgtttgTAGTTTAGGCTATATTATCAACCTGGTTTCTTTTGAGGATTTTCTTtgcttcactttggtcaatttttGTACCTCGCCACTGTCGTCACTggtttgcatggttcgggacttgtggaactgcgcattgatggattttctcttcagtgtttggactttcagcagtgaaaattaaaccaccctgaactgaactaaactgaacttcaactacAAAAACTGAATTGACACCATTTCAATCTACTAGaaattctatgttaagctgctttgaaacaatctacattgtaaaaacgatataaaaataatcatgaattgaattgaattgaattgaatgattgaagtaaaaaataaacaagaaagtCAGGTTTCCAACAACATGAGGGTATAATAGATGATatcaatattaaattattataaaaattagaGCATATTTCATCCATAAAGGTTACATTATGCATTATTTTGAAGCTCATCATTTCCCATTTGCATTCTAATTAATGAGACTTCACGACTTTGATAATCTTATCAGAACAAAAGGAAATAATTTTACACCTTTTTCATAATAACTCACATTTACATATAATCACAAAACAGCATGACTCACTCAGGCTGTCCAGGACCTTGATAGCAACATGAATGTTGATTATTTGTGCTCATTTACATGTGGAACTCCTCTAGTTCACAGGTCAACAAGACGTTCTCGTTGAGTTATGATTAAAGCCCTCTCTG harbors:
- the rwdd gene encoding RWD domain-containing protein 4, which codes for MTANEDQEMELEALRSIYEGDDCFKELSPVSFQFRVGDLDDSKSFLLEVSWPENYPETAPRISLDAFFNNRLSAQTKQYILSKMSEQVEANLGTAMMYTLFEWAKESQETLMENHQPVMSAVTLISSGDVMNNSTSVSKKKEKKEQLTKAQKRKLIGRTDNKGELPRGWNWVDVIKVM